A single genomic interval of Porphyromonas sp. oral taxon 275 harbors:
- a CDS encoding ferritin, translating to MKFTEKMQSAINEQIALEMFSANLYLSMSAHYASAGLDGFAHWYYVQYREELGHAEDMMKYSIERGGKVRIQAIPAVETDFASALEIAEKAYAHECLVSSKIEELVRLAAAEQDLASQDFFMKYIREQVEEEATASNLVDRLRLAQGAALIFLDKELAERK from the coding sequence ATGAAGTTTACTGAGAAGATGCAGTCTGCCATCAACGAGCAGATCGCCCTGGAGATGTTCTCCGCCAACCTTTACCTCTCGATGTCGGCACACTACGCATCGGCTGGCCTAGACGGCTTCGCCCACTGGTACTATGTCCAGTACCGCGAGGAGCTGGGGCACGCCGAGGACATGATGAAGTACAGCATCGAGCGTGGGGGCAAGGTACGCATCCAGGCCATTCCCGCCGTAGAGACGGACTTCGCCTCCGCCCTCGAGATCGCTGAGAAGGCCTACGCCCACGAGTGCCTCGTGTCCTCCAAGATCGAGGAGCTCGTACGCCTAGCGGCTGCGGAGCAGGACCTGGCCTCGCAGGACTTCTTCATGAAGTATATCCGCGAGCAGGTAGAGGAAGAGGCTACCGCCTCCAACCTCGTCGATCGCCTGCGCCTGGCTCAGGGTGCAGCCCTGATCTTCCTCGACAAGGAGCTCGCTGAGCGCAAGTAA
- a CDS encoding S4 domain-containing protein, with product MKLRINKLISDAGLGSRRDAEDYIRQGRVKVNGRRATLADLVGPEDSVYFDEVDLPVKDLIRDHLAEEKLQAKEKKDASRSRTRDKRTERAESQRQASAAKSAALRKTSKNNPENRRLHKQRIEGWDEEEQSFDERALRHRNSGRRGAVRQERSTPKGRPARLRKDWDD from the coding sequence ATGAAACTACGAATCAACAAGCTCATCAGCGACGCTGGCCTCGGCTCTCGTCGCGATGCCGAGGACTACATACGGCAGGGACGCGTCAAGGTCAACGGACGCCGCGCCACCCTGGCCGATCTCGTCGGCCCCGAGGACAGCGTCTACTTTGACGAAGTAGACCTGCCCGTCAAGGATCTCATCCGTGATCACCTAGCGGAGGAGAAGCTCCAGGCCAAGGAGAAGAAGGATGCCAGCCGCAGCCGCACGCGAGACAAGCGTACCGAGCGCGCCGAGAGCCAGCGCCAGGCCTCGGCAGCCAAGAGCGCGGCCCTACGCAAGACCAGCAAGAATAACCCCGAGAACCGCCGCCTCCATAAGCAGCGCATCGAGGGCTGGGACGAAGAGGAACAGTCCTTCGACGAGCGTGCCCTGAGGCATCGCAATAGCGGCCGCCGCGGCGCCGTACGCCAGGAACGCAGTACCCCCAAGGGCCGTCCCGCCCGCCTACGCAAGGACTGGGACGACTAA
- a CDS encoding glycosyltransferase family 9 protein — MARYLVIRLSALGDVAMLLRLLYAVARANEQHDFILLTQPFMTELLVDPPDNLEAMAIDTRREERSLLGLMRYARRLRLERFDAVLDLHDVLRTKFLRRYLSLWEIPVRHLVKPRRERRALLHRPAGAPIQPVPPMWTLYRKVFVEAGLEVPDLPPPIALHPSLLETFARLHPELVQTPRGRLRLGIAPFASTAAKTYAPERMKEVLAALVKDGRFELYLFGAPGREAQQLEAWAKELPELRTVAGLLDFSEELLLIATLDAMLSMDSANMHLASLVGVRCFSIWCCTHPAAGFLGIGQQLEDCLQPEGMEHRPCSIFGDNKECHSEGLSCSEAMPSAQVVQHITAWADAQLRP, encoded by the coding sequence GTGGCGCGCTACCTCGTCATTCGCCTCTCCGCTCTGGGGGACGTGGCGATGCTCCTCCGGCTCCTCTACGCTGTAGCTCGGGCCAATGAGCAGCACGACTTCATCCTCCTGACACAGCCCTTCATGACGGAGCTGCTGGTCGATCCGCCCGACAACCTCGAGGCCATGGCCATAGACACCCGCCGCGAGGAGCGCAGCCTCCTCGGGCTGATGCGCTATGCCCGCAGGCTGAGGCTGGAGCGCTTCGACGCCGTGCTGGACCTGCACGATGTGCTGCGTACCAAGTTCCTCCGCCGCTACCTCAGCCTCTGGGAGATCCCCGTGCGCCATCTGGTGAAGCCCCGCCGCGAGCGCCGCGCCCTACTTCACCGCCCCGCAGGAGCACCTATACAGCCTGTGCCGCCGATGTGGACGCTCTACCGCAAGGTCTTCGTCGAGGCGGGTCTCGAGGTCCCCGACCTCCCGCCGCCCATAGCGCTGCACCCCTCGCTCCTGGAGACCTTCGCACGCCTCCACCCCGAGCTGGTGCAGACGCCACGCGGGCGCCTTCGCCTCGGCATAGCCCCCTTCGCCTCTACGGCGGCGAAGACCTACGCGCCCGAGCGCATGAAGGAGGTACTCGCGGCCCTAGTCAAGGACGGCCGCTTCGAGCTCTACCTTTTCGGGGCGCCTGGCCGTGAGGCCCAGCAGCTCGAGGCTTGGGCCAAGGAGCTCCCCGAGCTGCGCACGGTGGCTGGCCTCTTGGACTTCTCCGAAGAACTGCTCCTCATCGCCACGCTCGACGCCATGCTCAGCATGGACAGCGCCAATATGCACCTGGCATCGCTCGTCGGTGTCCGCTGCTTCTCCATCTGGTGCTGCACCCATCCCGCGGCGGGCTTCCTCGGCATCGGGCAGCAGCTCGAGGACTGTCTACAGCCCGAGGGAATGGAGCACCGCCCCTGCAGTATCTTCGGGGACAATAAGGAATGCCACTCCGAGGGGCTGAGCTGCTCGGAGGCTATGCCCAGCGCCCAGGTCGTGCAGCATATCACAGCCTGGGCGGATGCACAGCTCCGCCCCTAG
- a CDS encoding DUF4254 domain-containing protein: MKQFSHLATRIFKEAIGVYETQGSVDTPCVNPYPERTIEHDLFRKNWIDNAQWCLEDIIRDPDIDPVEALKIKRRIDRSNQERTDLVELIDSFFLQEFASVKPLSEASINTESPAWAIDRLSILELKIYNMGKALKGAEGDEELRAKCSSKLTILLEQERDLTQAIDELLEDIAAGRKYMKVYKQMKMYNDPQLNPLLKGQTL; the protein is encoded by the coding sequence ATGAAGCAGTTCAGTCACCTAGCTACACGCATCTTCAAGGAGGCTATCGGGGTCTACGAGACTCAGGGTAGCGTCGATACTCCCTGTGTCAACCCTTATCCCGAGCGGACGATCGAGCACGACCTCTTCCGCAAGAACTGGATCGACAACGCCCAGTGGTGCCTCGAGGACATCATCCGCGACCCCGACATCGACCCCGTGGAGGCGCTCAAGATCAAGCGCCGCATCGACCGCAGCAACCAGGAGCGCACCGACCTCGTGGAGCTCATCGACAGCTTCTTCCTGCAGGAGTTTGCCTCCGTGAAGCCTTTGTCCGAGGCCAGCATCAATACCGAGAGCCCAGCCTGGGCCATCGATCGCCTCTCCATCCTCGAGCTGAAGATCTACAACATGGGCAAGGCGCTCAAGGGTGCCGAGGGGGACGAAGAGCTGCGCGCTAAGTGCAGCAGCAAGCTCACCATACTCCTCGAGCAGGAGCGCGACCTGACGCAGGCCATCGACGAGCTCCTAGAGGACATCGCCGCAGGGCGTAAGTACATGAAGGTCTACAAGCAGATGAAGATGTACAACGACCCGCAGCTCAATCCCCTCCTGAAGGGGCAGACGCTCTAG
- a CDS encoding site-specific integrase, whose translation MRQSFKVSFYLRSNYENKEGKSPVMLRIFLSGAMSNLGSTKIFVDKAQWNSRTSRQKGRSSEALAVNASLDAISASLHSLYHKYQDDETISLDKLRSAYLGQIQEFSTFLSVFDKFIDDIRQRVGHTISKESLQKYSVLRKHFFEFLVHRYKRKDIGLMELTPAIIQDFELYLTTVTSCAYNTAVKKMKTLKTVTIYALKRGYLLQDPFRDHHFHLAPVDRGFLTDEEILKIANKELTIPRLALVRDLFLFSCFTGLAYIDVANLRREHLVTMNGKTWIMTRRKKTSVESNILLLDIPKAIIEKYSPSTTSKDGKLFPILSNQKMNAYLKEIADVCGLQKRLTFHLARHTFATMSLSKGVPMESVSKMLGHTNIKTTQIYARITSKKIEHDMEQLASKLDKFNEAMGL comes from the coding sequence ATGAGACAATCGTTCAAGGTGTCCTTCTACCTACGCTCCAACTACGAGAACAAAGAAGGCAAGTCGCCCGTCATGCTACGTATCTTCCTCTCAGGAGCAATGAGCAATCTTGGCTCCACGAAGATCTTCGTAGACAAGGCACAGTGGAACAGCAGAACCAGCCGACAGAAGGGCCGATCCTCAGAAGCCCTCGCTGTGAATGCTAGCTTAGATGCCATCTCAGCCAGCCTCCACTCCCTCTATCACAAGTACCAAGACGACGAAACCATCTCGCTCGACAAGCTCCGATCCGCCTACCTCGGACAAATCCAGGAGTTCAGCACCTTTCTCTCTGTCTTTGACAAGTTCATCGATGACATCCGTCAGCGCGTGGGGCACACCATCAGCAAGGAGAGCTTGCAGAAGTACAGCGTCTTGCGTAAGCACTTCTTCGAGTTCCTAGTACACAGATATAAGCGTAAGGACATTGGACTGATGGAGCTCACACCTGCCATCATCCAGGACTTCGAGTTATACCTCACGACAGTGACCTCATGTGCCTACAATACCGCTGTCAAGAAGATGAAGACCTTGAAGACTGTCACTATCTATGCCCTCAAGCGGGGCTATCTCCTCCAAGATCCTTTTCGCGATCACCACTTCCACCTCGCACCAGTGGACAGAGGCTTCCTCACCGATGAGGAGATCCTGAAGATAGCCAACAAGGAGCTGACCATCCCTCGCCTCGCGCTCGTCCGTGACCTCTTTCTCTTCTCCTGCTTCACGGGACTTGCCTATATTGATGTCGCAAACCTCAGAAGAGAACACCTCGTTACTATGAATGGAAAGACATGGATCATGACGCGGAGAAAGAAGACAAGCGTAGAGAGTAACATCCTCCTCCTGGACATCCCCAAGGCCATCATCGAGAAGTATAGCCCTAGTACGACTTCCAAAGACGGGAAGCTTTTCCCCATCCTCTCCAACCAGAAGATGAATGCCTACCTCAAGGAGATCGCTGACGTATGCGGGTTGCAGAAGCGGCTCACCTTCCATCTAGCCCGCCACACCTTTGCGACGATGTCGCTCAGCAAAGGTGTACCGATGGAGAGCGTCTCAAAGATGCTAGGACATACCAACATCAAGACCACGCAGATCTATGCCCGTATCACCAGCAAGAAGATCGAGCACGATATGGAGCAGCTAGCGAGTAAGCTCGATAAGTTCAACGAAGCCATGGGCCTCTAA
- a CDS encoding DUF1896 domain-containing protein, with translation MNQTKKELSYFRLKLEGYLRDHHPELVANSAFIGARTDLALSSYCDSVAQGFSHLEAEAMASEVLYQGLHFSKYDTLVSILMEEFSEELPDPLPRRLAPILLGNKSVQAVFSKYELHDDFDGSPEYELLYTELTGTIVLLIEENHLPTLGKAEA, from the coding sequence ATGAACCAGACCAAGAAAGAGCTTTCCTACTTCCGACTCAAGCTGGAAGGCTACCTCAGAGACCATCATCCCGAGCTAGTGGCCAACAGCGCCTTCATCGGAGCTCGTACAGACCTAGCCCTTTCCTCCTACTGCGATAGCGTAGCCCAGGGCTTCTCGCACCTCGAAGCGGAGGCAATGGCTAGCGAGGTCCTCTACCAGGGACTCCACTTCTCCAAGTATGACACCCTTGTCTCCATCCTAATGGAGGAGTTCTCCGAAGAGCTTCCCGATCCCCTTCCCCGTAGGCTCGCCCCCATCCTCCTGGGCAACAAGTCCGTCCAAGCGGTCTTCTCCAAGTACGAGCTACACGATGACTTCGACGGCAGTCCTGAGTACGAGCTACTCTACACCGAGCTGACGGGTACCATCGTCCTGCTCATTGAGGAGAATCACCTCCCCACTCTCGGCAAGGCAGAAGCGTAA
- a CDS encoding PcfK-like family protein: protein MNGTEQFTRTIAEYLNLRAATDPLFAPNLAKPHKNIEDCITYILKQVQQSGCNGFEDDEIYSMAVHYYDEDDLEVGSPVACHVVVNHTLVLTEEEKAEARKQAIQQYQAQELRRLQEPKRVKSKTSTESEQVPEPSLFDM, encoded by the coding sequence ATGAACGGAACAGAACAATTCACTCGTACCATAGCCGAGTACCTCAACCTACGAGCAGCTACAGACCCTCTGTTTGCTCCTAACTTGGCAAAGCCCCACAAGAACATCGAGGACTGCATCACCTATATCTTAAAGCAGGTACAACAGAGTGGTTGCAACGGCTTTGAGGACGATGAGATCTACTCCATGGCGGTACACTACTATGATGAGGACGATCTTGAAGTGGGTAGCCCTGTCGCCTGCCATGTGGTCGTCAATCATACCCTAGTCCTTACCGAGGAAGAGAAAGCCGAAGCCCGCAAGCAGGCGATACAGCAGTATCAAGCCCAGGAGCTACGCAGGTTGCAAGAGCCGAAGCGAGTAAAATCCAAGACAAGCACCGAGAGTGAGCAAGTACCCGAACCTTCTCTATTTGATATGTAG
- a CDS encoding PcfJ domain-containing protein: MKPRNKFEQAVLTQSKYLRLITKAQTQWAFRECIDHYAYRLPKGNTTCMDCGHSWQIIEPTEHCTCPQCGAGLEVITTRARKLKQRQYFTVLTTSGGYQVLRMFLLISGMEKGYQATSSVMEIGQYWWDERGRQSIVAVQRTMGHYIDSFAYYSPMAIRRDNEAYRFVARCPLCPKVKLSDTLKRNGFEGKCYDIAPTSLIPALLTDSRAETLMKAGRTEHLAYFLSRPRNWDAYWPAYKITLRRGYDIMDIALWCDYVDMLRRLGKDTHNAHYVCPEDLQQAHDEVHRKLRAREEREQEEHKRQKAQEDEARFQKLKAPFFGVAFTDGSIQIRVLESVQEYIEEGQALHHCVFTNEYHLKEKSLILSARIEGKRIETIEVSLETMEVLQCRGLMNQNTEYHEQIINLVYSNISFVAQHMRA; this comes from the coding sequence ATGAAACCGAGAAACAAGTTTGAGCAAGCTGTCCTCACTCAAAGCAAGTACCTCCGTCTCATAACGAAGGCACAGACGCAGTGGGCATTCCGTGAGTGCATTGACCACTATGCCTATCGTCTACCCAAGGGCAACACTACTTGCATGGATTGTGGTCATTCGTGGCAAATAATTGAGCCTACAGAGCATTGCACCTGCCCCCAGTGTGGGGCAGGCTTAGAGGTCATAACGACAAGGGCGAGGAAGTTAAAGCAACGGCAGTATTTCACAGTGCTGACCACTTCGGGAGGGTATCAAGTCTTGCGTATGTTCTTGCTTATTTCGGGTATGGAGAAAGGCTACCAAGCCACCTCCTCCGTCATGGAGATTGGCCAGTATTGGTGGGATGAGCGTGGCAGGCAGTCGATTGTCGCCGTACAGCGAACGATGGGGCATTATATAGATAGTTTTGCCTACTATTCGCCTATGGCTATTCGTCGGGACAACGAAGCCTACCGCTTCGTCGCCCGTTGTCCTTTATGCCCTAAGGTTAAGCTAAGCGACACATTAAAGAGAAACGGCTTTGAAGGCAAGTGCTATGACATCGCTCCTACGAGCCTTATCCCTGCCCTCCTCACAGACAGCCGAGCCGAGACCCTGATGAAAGCTGGACGTACCGAGCATTTAGCTTACTTTCTCAGCCGTCCAAGGAATTGGGATGCCTATTGGCCAGCCTACAAAATCACACTTCGCAGGGGCTACGACATCATGGACATCGCCCTTTGGTGCGATTATGTGGATATGCTCCGTAGATTAGGTAAGGACACGCACAACGCCCACTACGTTTGCCCCGAGGATCTACAGCAAGCCCACGACGAGGTACACCGAAAGTTGCGGGCCCGGGAAGAGCGAGAACAAGAAGAGCACAAACGACAGAAGGCGCAGGAGGATGAAGCACGATTCCAAAAACTCAAAGCCCCATTCTTTGGCGTTGCCTTCACTGATGGTAGCATCCAAATCCGAGTGCTGGAGAGCGTGCAGGAGTATATTGAGGAAGGACAAGCTCTACACCATTGCGTATTCACTAATGAGTATCACCTCAAGGAAAAGAGCCTTATTCTATCGGCTCGCATTGAGGGCAAACGGATAGAGACCATCGAGGTATCGCTTGAAACAATGGAAGTCCTTCAGTGCCGTGGCTTGATGAATCAAAATACCGAGTATCATGAGCAGATTATCAATTTAGTTTATAGTAACATCTCGTTCGTCGCTCAGCATATGAGGGCATAA
- the drt3b gene encoding antiviral reverse transcriptase Drt3b: MGIRKRKKIKLSYSKERVLFSDVLPYECPIIFSNRYLYRFLAKYLWVGEVNGGKIQLEQNKRTGEKDASAFAALLFGCYEKGKGIGTLQHRPNALFYPYHFNIAHKPNKNRTLSIIHPYNQWQVVEFYDQYKYSILYLCNQSRYSLRKPHKIAQYFYYRDRLHQKLLGQKSDKVELFFNEYENLKTYFSYEKYSSIYKFYEDYRYQRAEKKFKYLTKFDLQSCFDSIYTHTISWATAGGADKVKVLPGYHGSWVGDAFDNLMQSVNARETNGIVIGPEFSRIFAEIILQYIDQKVEQELLEEKLCQKSNYECFRYVDDYFLFYNDEKDRNLFLESLVKWLKEFKLQISPSKTEEFERPFVTKITIAKHRIDDLFSDIFSIPLWEEVESNLGAEKDEDAEDLCSDKDKEILYRKFNIYLPANSINTRIKAIVRECGIEYRDIANYLLEKMSQRLDAFLNRYEMGLKKYERLMSKEDTDKEEVELLAQGVQRKLTSYLVSLIDVAFFVFNSNRQINTTLKLQKIMNSIIIYAKRHGNFMDNPEVRFQTVSKDILFKKIQDEIALVLATTDSHRHTLHESLYLLILAKELGSTYLFAPEIIKSFIEKSELQYELFACIILLYYFSNHKCYDKLKDSLKDEILKKYRLIAESERKRSSELTILTADMMTCPFVDDVYKQSLLKLMGITEPKDQQMIMRFAKKQKYIFTRWTMFNLNKELQAKISQEVYS, encoded by the coding sequence GTGGGTATAAGAAAGAGAAAGAAGATAAAGCTTAGTTATAGCAAAGAGCGAGTTCTCTTTTCCGATGTTTTGCCCTACGAATGTCCTATTATCTTTTCCAATAGGTATCTATACAGATTTCTTGCAAAATATCTATGGGTTGGTGAAGTCAATGGGGGGAAAATACAATTAGAGCAAAACAAGCGGACTGGCGAAAAAGATGCATCGGCTTTTGCAGCATTGCTATTCGGGTGTTATGAAAAGGGGAAAGGAATCGGGACTCTTCAACATCGACCAAATGCTCTATTCTATCCTTATCATTTCAATATAGCTCACAAGCCAAATAAGAACAGAACGCTATCAATTATACATCCATATAATCAATGGCAGGTAGTAGAATTTTATGATCAGTATAAGTACTCCATACTATATCTATGCAACCAAAGTAGATACTCTCTTCGCAAGCCTCACAAGATAGCACAGTACTTTTACTATAGAGATCGACTCCATCAAAAGTTGTTAGGACAGAAAAGTGACAAAGTCGAGCTATTCTTCAATGAATATGAGAACTTGAAAACCTATTTTAGTTACGAGAAGTACTCAAGTATATACAAGTTCTACGAAGACTATCGGTATCAGCGTGCTGAAAAGAAGTTCAAGTATCTCACCAAGTTTGACCTTCAAAGCTGTTTCGACAGTATTTATACTCATACAATAAGCTGGGCAACAGCTGGGGGTGCGGATAAGGTAAAGGTTTTGCCCGGATATCATGGATCATGGGTCGGTGATGCATTTGATAATCTAATGCAGTCGGTCAATGCTCGTGAAACAAATGGTATTGTTATAGGTCCTGAATTTTCAAGAATCTTTGCAGAGATTATACTTCAGTATATAGACCAAAAGGTTGAGCAGGAACTATTGGAAGAAAAGCTTTGTCAGAAATCTAACTATGAATGTTTTCGGTATGTTGATGACTATTTTCTCTTCTATAATGATGAAAAGGATAGAAATCTCTTCTTGGAAAGCTTAGTAAAATGGCTGAAGGAGTTCAAGTTACAAATTAGTCCATCCAAAACAGAAGAGTTTGAAAGACCTTTCGTCACAAAAATTACAATAGCCAAACATCGAATCGATGATTTGTTCAGCGATATATTCTCAATCCCACTTTGGGAAGAAGTAGAATCAAATTTAGGGGCAGAGAAAGATGAGGATGCTGAAGATTTATGTTCTGATAAAGACAAGGAAATACTATACAGAAAATTCAATATATACTTGCCTGCAAATAGCATAAATACTCGAATAAAGGCAATAGTAAGGGAATGTGGAATTGAATATCGCGATATAGCAAACTATCTGCTTGAGAAAATGAGTCAACGCCTTGACGCTTTTCTCAATCGATATGAAATGGGGCTTAAGAAGTATGAACGCTTGATGTCTAAAGAGGATACCGATAAGGAGGAGGTTGAGCTTCTGGCACAAGGAGTGCAAAGGAAGCTTACAAGTTATCTTGTATCTCTGATTGATGTGGCGTTCTTCGTGTTCAATAGTAACAGACAGATAAACACTACATTGAAATTGCAGAAGATAATGAACTCCATCATTATCTATGCAAAACGACATGGTAATTTCATGGATAATCCAGAAGTTAGATTTCAAACGGTAAGCAAGGATATTCTTTTTAAGAAGATTCAGGATGAAATAGCCCTAGTACTAGCTACAACTGATTCACATCGGCACACCTTGCATGAAAGTCTCTATCTATTAATACTAGCCAAAGAATTAGGCTCCACATATCTATTCGCACCTGAAATTATCAAATCCTTCATTGAAAAGAGTGAATTGCAGTATGAGCTATTTGCATGTATCATCTTATTGTATTACTTTTCGAATCATAAGTGCTATGATAAACTAAAGGATTCATTAAAAGATGAAATTTTGAAGAAGTATAGGCTCATAGCAGAGTCAGAACGTAAACGCAGTTCGGAACTTACTATTCTCACCGCAGATATGATGACTTGTCCCTTTGTAGATGATGTATACAAGCAAAGCCTTCTTAAATTGATGGGCATTACTGAGCCAAAAGATCAGCAGATGATAATGCGCTTTGCGAAGAAACAAAAGTACATTTTCACTCGCTGGACAATGTTTAATTTGAATAAAGAATTACAGGCAAAGATTTCACAGGAGGTATATTCGTAG